In Tsuneonella sp. CC-YZS046, the genomic window AATGCCTGGAGCAAATCCTGGCTCAGCGACTCTCCAGGCAGTGGGGGCGCTTCTGGCGCGGCAGGCAAGGCAATCGTACGCTGGCCTGAGGGGAATGCTTCATCCCATTGGCCGACGTCGAGCAAAAGCGCGCTGAGTTGATCTTGCGCGGCAGCATCCTTCAAATCCGACCGGCGGCTTGCGAGGGTGGATGAGAGAGCTTCAATCTCTTGGGTCAATGCAGCGTGCTGCAAAGCCAGCGAGGAAAAATCCGCTTGATCGGGGGTATCGGTGGCAGCGACTGTCACGGGAACGCCGTTATCTGCGGCGAGGTCGCGAAGCTGTTTCGCAAGCTGGCGTGCGACCGAAACGCTTGCCGCAAGGACGGGAGCGGAGACTTCCTCACGCCTGCGCAATTCTGTAAGCACCCGACCCAGGATGGCCGCCGCTGCCTGCCCGTCGCTGGATGTCATCTCCGGCGCGATCTTCGTTTCCAGTGTGTGAATCGCAACACGCAGATAATCGGCAGTTTCCGTGATCTTCATGTCAGTGTCTTAGGTAGCCATAAATTGAGACTGGCTGCCACAGGCTCATTTTGCCTGTTGCGCTGCGAGGCCGTGTCTGGTGCGATAAGCCATGGACGTATTTTCCATGGCGAGTCCATGGCCGACATGCCCATCCATAGTCCAACGCTTCAAGGTGATCCCCACGTCGACACTGGGGTAAACGGGCCAGGGACCTCCGGCAATTGAGGCGCCGTACAGGCTGAAGGTGTCGCCATTAGCGTCGACCCCATGCCATTCCGCTGCGATCGGCAGATAGTTGAGCCGCGAGAGAATGAGCTTCGCGGAAGTAAGGCCGGTCACCTTGCCTTGCCGGCAGATATAGCCGTGGGCGAGTTCCAACTCATCGCTGTGAACTGGGTCTGCGGGGAAAAAGCCATGCACGGCGGTATCTATTTCCGGAAAGTATCCGCCCAGCCACATCATTCCCGGCAGATCCGCCTCTGTGCGTGGGCCCCAGCTATGGTCGATCACTTGCACGCAATCGACTGGGATTATTTCCCCCCGGCAGCGAATTTCTCCCTTGAGGCGCGCATGCATGTCCCAGTGGCCGCGATAGGCTTCGCCAAGAACGAAGCCTCCGTCCATCTGGCGCTTGGTCACCGGGTCCATATCCGGATCGGAGATGTCGTACGGATCCATGATGCCATTAATGTCGAAATGGATTTCGGTATCGTCGATGCCGATATAGTCCACGCGATAGTCGCGCGGGCTGGATGCCTTGACGCTGAGGCCACTGGCGAGCGAATAATCCCGCAGGCTCTTGGCGCCGGGCTGATGATGATGATTGGCGACATAGAGCGCATCGTGCGAACGATCGACTAGGCCGCGCCAAATGCGCACATCGGTCATCACTACGCCCAGGTTGGGCCGGAATAGCGCCTGTAGATGGCCGCAAATACGCCGTTCCGCGTTGAAAAACGCGAAGTAGTTGGTTTCCGCCCAATCATGCGCGGTCGGATCAGTCGGATGGAAATCGACATCGCTGTCCAGAATCATCAGCATCCTCTTTTTGTATGGGCCCTTCTAAGGACCTCGAGAATCAATAATCCAAGGCTATTTGGAGCATCAACATCTGTCAACTACGTGCACGTAACACGTAGTTTGAAGCCGCTTCGACTTGCAGCGATAATTATCCCTCGCAGCTTCGATGCTGGACAAGAGTGCCTTTGGGCTGAGGGATCGAGAAAAAAAGCTCGGTGCCTAAGCGCCGCCGCGATGATGTTCGAGATTGCGCAAGAGAAACTTGATGCGAAGTGCAGCGAACAAATCCATCATGAGTGGTAGCGCCGTCGTCAGCATTCTTGCAGCTTCATCCTCATCGATTCTACCCTCTGTTCTTGCCAGGAAGCGATCGACCTCGTCGCGCGCCAGGGCCTCTGCAGCTACCACATAATGATCGAGCATCTCGGGATAGAAGTTAGTACTCTCGACAAACCCGGCCTCTCGCATCTTGCCCCAGATTGCTAAAATTTGCGCATCGTGACGCGAGACCGTGTATACCCGATCTTTCTTGTTTAGCTTAATCAACCCTATGCTTTGAAATGCCTTTGCATCTCCAACCACATGCGGGTTAAGCCATTTGAGCGCCCTTAGAGGGATGGAGCCTTCATCATAACCAAGGTTTGCTGAGACGAGCTCTTGAAGATGACTGAATTGGCTGGCTTCCGTGGGGACGTTGATATTCTTCCCTCTGATAACCTCGCCAATTTCATCCAGCTTTAGCCGGTGCTTCAGTTGCAGTTCCTTGACTGCCAAAATCGCTCGCACATGCTTTTCCGTATAATGCGCGACGGTTTGCCTTGGGCGTTCAGGCTCAGGAATGAGGCCTTTGCGCACAAGAATGCGAATGGACTCTCGGTTTACGCCAGTTCTTTCTTCCAATTCGCGCATTTTCATAACTAGGCGAACTAGCGAAGCATCAATCGGTCGTCACCGGATTTTTGGCGGCCTTGCGATTAACGCAAGTAGCATCGAGATGGCAGAGCCTAACAGAAATTCCACACGACCTATGTTCAGTGTGAAGATCGGTGGAAAATTCATCGATGACCTAGATCAGTCAATTCGCAATACTGACCGTATCATGCCGGAATGCTAAAAATATATCTAGCTATTATTTGTACGAAAATATGCAGGAGTGACACCCAGTATTTTTTTGAATGTAGTGGAAAAATGAGATTGGCTAGAAAATCCGCATCGAAGAGCGATTTCGCAGATATCATAATTTTTTCTTCGAAGAAAATCTAAAGATTTATTAATTCTTCTCTCGATTATAAATTGATAAGGAGTCTTCCTGTTTGAGAGATAAAATCTCTTTGAAAACTCGGCTTGCGGCAAATCAACGATATCCGCTAAATCTCTAACCGAAATCCGCTGTTCAAGCATTTGATCAATATAATCATATAGAATTATCATTTGTTCTTTGCTTAGAACAGATGGAGAAAGCAATGTAAAATCAACGCATATATTTCTTTCTATATAAGCGCAAAGCGCACTCACTAAAGATTCGGCCAAAAGACCGTTATCTTCAATCTCGGTCGACATCTCGGCCGCAAGAGCTTCCAAAGTTGCAGAAATAAACGGATTTCTGAATGCTAACGCAGGTTCTGCTTTTAGTCTTTCGCAAATATTGTCTGAGTTGGGAGGAAAGGTGAAATACTTATCGGAAATGTGCAATGAAAGGCTGCTAAACTTCCCGTCCACTTCCCATCGCACAGACGTGTTTCGATGAAGTATGGAGACAAGTCCTGGCCGTGAAATCGAAGATTGCCCCTTGATATTCGCGCTTACTGGCACATGAGACGATCCCCCCAAGTGATACACCAACAATATATCATCGGGAGCATCGTAGGCGCATGTGTCGATCGTGCCGTGCCATTTGCACATCTGTATGCCGGCCCAATCTTTGGCGATCGTCGAACGGATAGGCGCACAACCGAGAGAATCCATGATTATTCGGGTAGAGGGAAAATAACTTGCTGCTCGTGCCATTTTCACGTTCTCAGATAATCAAAGTCACGCTCCTCGTGTGTCTTAAGCCTCGCACACACTGATCTCATGGTCAACGCTAAGCAACGCGGCATCTAGGTGGCGTGGACAAATTTGAGCCAGTATCTGGCTGTGGCTAACTGACTGTGGCGAAATGAGTCCCCCTTTTCCGCCCGCTGCCGAGACGTGGGCGCGGACTGTGGTGCTATCGATGCTATAGTGGCCACTGTCCGCCATCACCTCGGCCAGCGTCACTGCCACAGTCTCCCAGACCCCGGCTTCGCTCCATCGACGAAACCGCCGGTAGATCGTGTTCCAACTGCCATATTTGGGCGGAACGTCGCGCCACGGAGCGCCACACCGCAGCCGCCAGAGAATGCCGTTGATGATGGAGCGGTTCTGCTCAGGAGACGCCTGCCTCGACCACGGTTCTCAGGCTCGATGGGCAACAAGTCCTTCAACACGCGCCATTCAGCTTCAGTGAGATCGCCCCTGCTCAAGCCTGCCTCCAAAAAGCAGCCTTGAATCAATCCCCGCACGCCTCGTCAATCATTTCGGCTTCCCCGTCAGCCCTGTTTCCCGATAGGTTCGCAAAACTCGGAGCATCGACACATGTATCGCATCACTTTGCAATGCCATGGTGTTCCCGCCGCAGCGGTGACGAAGCGGCGCGCGACATCACCGAAGCGTTTCGGCTTCACTATCCGCACGAACACAACGTCAGTTGTACATTTGTGGACGGCAAGCTGGGGCTGGTCGCCGAAAACGACTATGACCCCGAAGGGCTCAATCTGATGGACGAGTTCTCGGACAACATCTGTGCATACGTCGAGCCCTTCGACGGCAACCTCAAGCTGGTGAGCGTAGAAACGCTTCGCTGAATTTTTCCACATCACCTAGGAAGCGAAAATTGACGTTGGCGTTAATGCTCATAGACCAGAGCGAGAGTCGGCACAAAAGGGGTGATCCGGAAAAATTCTGAAAATTCCGAACGGATTGTGAAAGACTTCCATTCGTACAGGCATCAAATTAATCCCGGAACATGATCCGGCGCAGCCATAAGCGTCGTAGATGATTTGGGAGGATCGCATGAATAAAGTGCGCGCGCGTTTGCTGGTTATGTCGTCATTGGGTTTGGCAGCGCCTCATGTGGCGATGGCCCAAGGAGCTACGACATCAAATGGATCCAACGAAATTATCGTTACAGCACAAAAGCGCGAGCAATCCATAAATGATGTTGGCCTTACTATACAGGCTGCGACCGCAGACACGCTGAAACAACGCGGAATCGAAAGCGTGGCGGATTTGGGTAAGTTGGTTCCCGGATTCACATACACTGAATCGGTCTGGGTTACTCCGGTCTATACACTCCGCGGCATTGGCCTCTACGATGCCACTTTCGGTGCTGTGCCTGCTGTAGCAATTTATAACGATCAGATACCACGCAATTATGCCATCATGTCTGATGCAATTGACTTGGATCTGGAACGGATCGAGGTTCTCAAGGGGCCGCAAGGTACTCTGTTTGGCCAAAGCTCAACTGGTGGAGCTATCAACTACATCCAAGCAAAGCCGACGAGCACATTACAGGCTGGCTTTGACCTTTCTTATGAACGTTTCGATCGAGTGCAAGCGAGCGGGTTTATAAGTGGACCGATAACGGAAACATTGCGCGCGCGCCTTGCTGGCCGCATCACTCAAGGCGGAGATTGGCAGAGAAGCATTTCCCGTCCTGGCGATGAAAACGGCAAACAGGATCGTTTTGAGGGTCGGTTGTCTCTCGATTGGGAGCCAAGCGATCGAGTGCGCTTTCAGGCAGGGCTAACAGGCGTCAGAGACAAATCAGACGTTCAGGCAGGGCAATATGCTGGTACGGATTTCAATATCTACAGCGCCGCATCGTTGGCGGCTGCGAATGCCAATCCCGCGACTGCAAATCCATATGGCATTGTTGATAATGCTCGATACGCTGATTTGACCACACCAGCCTCGGCAAGTTTCGATCCAACCTTTCTCGGGCGTCAGAATGAGTTGGTAACACGTATGAATGGCGTGAACCCACTAATTGCAGGAACGGATATCCAAAGCGGTGCGCAAGCTATCCTTGGCACTCCTGTAAGGAGTGATAGTATAAGAGCTGCGGATTGGACGGAAGGTCTTCTGCGTGGATCGGATAACAAGTTTTTCCAAGCATATTTACGGGCGGATTTCGAGTTGAGCGATCAGCTCACATTAACTAACATCACCGCCTACGCTGACAAGAAAATCCATTACAATACTGACCTTGACGCTACCAGCGCGCGCTCCGTCGATGTTCCCATTGATGGTCGCGTACGAGTATTCAATCAAGAAATTCGGCTTGCAGGCGATATGGATCGCTTGAAGTGGTTGATCGGTGCGAATTACGATAAGGGTAAGACTAGGCAGGACAACTTTTATGATTTGACGGCCTACTCAGGTAACAATCCCCTAGGATTTACCAATCCAGATCAATTCATCGGAAAAACTTTGAATGAGTTTAATTCAAAGCTCGAGACCATTGGGATATTTGCCAACGGCGAGTATAAGATCTCCGATAATCTCACGATAAATGCTGGTATTCGCTATACGGAAAACAAGCAGAGCGGGACATACTGCTATAGTGATCCAGGTCTTGGTGTGGGAGGGTCTGCTCCGGTAGCGGCCGTTTTCACAATTCTGCAGGGCGCAATTTCCGGTAATCCAAATCTCCCCGCCATTCAGGCCAATCAGTGTTTCCCACTGGGTGATGGCTTCTATGGAACAACCTTCGGCGTACCGACGATCGCTCCGGTCACACGAAGTCTGAAAGAAGACAACTGGTCCTTCCGCGTCGGCCTCGATTACAAGTTTGATGGTGGTACGTTGATTTATGCAACCGTCAGCCAAGGTTATAAGGCGGGCCTGTTTTCAGCGATCGGAGCATCGGGAACTCAGCAATACTCACCTGCGCTGCAGGAAAAGCTCATAGCATACGAAGCTGGGTTTAAGGCGCCATTCGCAAACAGACGCGTCAATCTGAATGCAGCGGTCTTCTACTACGATTACAGCGACAAGCAGGTGCGGGGTCGTGTTAACGACCAGATCTACGGGCTGTTGGAAAAAATGGTCAACGTGCCTAAGTCCTATGTCTTCGGTGTGGAAGGTGAACTCTCTGCTCGTCCCCTCGATGGGTTGAGTATCAATGCCAGCGCAACCTATCTCAACGCTAAGGTGGATGGCGAATTCCGCCTCACTGCGGTGGAGAAACAACCGATCTATAATGCTGCAGGGTACGCTGGCAACTTTGATGGTTCGCTTCTGCCATTTACTCCGAAATTCAGCGCGAATGCGGACATTCAATATGAATGGAACATGGGCGGCGTGAAGCCCTTCATCGGTGGTGGACTGCATTACCAGGGTAAGCAGAACACGACTTTCTTCACGGACGATCTGCCCGCCGACAATTTCGAGATAGATAAATACACCACCTTTGATGCTCGTGTCGGGGTTGGTGCTGAAGATGGAAGTTGGCAGGTTACCGCTTTTGGCCGCAATATCACCAACAAGCGCTACATCACCGCGATCACATCATATCTCGATTCCAGGTACGTTATGACCGGCAGGCCAGCCGTTTATGGAGTATCGGCGAGATTTCGTTTCCGATAAAAATATGCTGGACGCGTTTTGGAAAGGAGGGGTGTTGTGACCATCGATTCATTGGCTGAACGGCCCTCGCATGTCGCGATTGAACAAACTGTCGATTTCGATTTCTTCGAACCGCCTGGCGTTGAGAGGGATTTTCAGGCTTCGTGGCGTACGCTGCAGGAACCCGGGGTGCCGGATGTTGTATGGACCCCATATAACGGAGGGCATTGGATCGCTACTCGAGGCGATTTGGTCCAAGAAGTATTCTCGGATTACGAAAAATTCTCCAATCGCGTGGTGACGATTCCGAAAGAGCGTGGCGAGCACTACAGAATGCTGCCGACGACGTTGGATCCGCCGGAGCACCGCCCGGTCCGAAGTCTTTTGAACCGCAATCTTTCTCCGGCGGCCGTCAATCGTCAGATTGAGATGATTCGTTCAATCTGCATCGAGCTTATAGAAGAGGTAAAACCGAGAGGTAGATGCGATCTCTTGAAAGACTTCGCTGCCCATTTTCCCATTCGCGTTTTCATGCATATGGTCAATCTTCCTCGCGAAGATGCGCCTAAAATGAAATATTGGACGGACCAGGTCGTGCACCCTGATGGGAGCATGACTTTGGAAGAAGTCATGCAGAGCTTCCACGATTACCTGGAGCCTGTCGTTCGTGAACGGCAGGGAAAGGGTGGAGAGGACGTCCTTAGCGACATCGTGAATGCGGAGATTAAAGGCCGCCAATTGACGATGGAGGAGATGCTAAACCTTCTGATGCAATTTATGATGGGCGGGTTGGACACGGTCTACAACTTGCTCGCATATTCTTTTCTATTTCTCGCTCGCAATCCCGGGCATCGCCAACAATTACTCGATGATCCAGAATTGATCCCTGGAGCGGTGAATGAATTGCTGCGCCGGTTCCCATTGGTGAGTATGGCACGGGAAGTGCGTAACGATATCGAATGGCATGGCGCATCATTGAAGAAAGGCGACATGATCATTTGTGCCAGTCCATTGGTTGGCAATGACGAGCGTCTCAACCCGGATCCTATGAATGTCGACTTTCGCAGGAAGCGCGGTCATCATGCAACATTTGGTATGGGACAACATATCTGCCCTGGCGCTCATCTTGCTCGCGTGGAGATGCGAATTACGCTGGCGGAATGGTTAGCAAGGATACCGCACTTTGACGTGGCGCCGGACACTGACATCGTGATGCGTGGGGGCATCGTCGGTTCTATGGATTCTCTTCCATTAATATGGGCAGCTTAGGCGCCCCAACCGACGTTCCACATATGGCCAGCTTGAGGGAGGGATGCGTTGGGTGGAGTTATCTCCACCCTCGCAAACCGGTTACTTCGCTTAAAATGAGGCAGGCGAAAGGAAAGACAGTATGGCGCCGAAGCGCATGAGGTTTGGTGCATTCATCGCGCCGCACACACCTACCGACGAGCATCCTTCGCTTGCGCTCGAAGAGGATATGGAGCGTGTGGTGTGGATGGAGAAGCTGGGCTTCGACGAAGCCTGGATTGGCGAGCACCATTCCGGCGGCTGGGAAATCAACGGTAGCCCGGAAGTCTTCATTGCCGCGGTTTCGCAGCGCACGAGCCGGATCAAGCTCGGCACCGGCGTGGCCTCGCTGCCTTATCACAATCCCTTCACCTTGGCCGATCGCATTCGCCAGCTGGACCATGTGACCAAGGGTCGCACCATTCTCGGCATGGGTCCGGGTTCGCTGCCGTCCGACGCCTATATGATCGGCGTGCCGACTTCAGAAGCACGCGACCGGATGGAACAGGCGATCGAACCGATCGTCCGGCTGCTGAACAACGAGATCGTGACCGCGAAGACCGACTGGTTCAACCTGCAGGAAGCGCGTCTCCAGCTCGATGCCTACAATGACGATGGCGTCGAAATCGCAGTCGCCAGCCAGGTATCGCCGACGGGTGCTCGCGCAGCCGGCAAGTTCGGCCTTTCGATGTTGGCCATCGGCGCCACTTCGGCCGGCGGCTTCAACGCGCTGGCATCGAACTGGGCGATTGCGGAAGAAACCGCTGCCGAACATGGCAACACCATGGATCGCAACGGCTGGCGTCTGGTTGGCCCGGTGCATATCGCCGAAACCCGCGAGAAGGCTCGTGAAAACGTCCGCTACGGGCTGCTGCGCTGGATCGAATATATGGAGAAGGTCGCGGCTATTCCGCTTGCACCCCCTTCCGGTCAAGATCCTGTCGATTACATCATCGAAACCGGCTTCGGGGTGATCGGCACCCCGGACGATTTCGTGGCGCAGATGGGCCGCCTGTCGGAACAGTCCGGTGGGTTCGGTGCGTTCCTCAATCTCGACAGCCACTGGGCTGACTGGCCTGAGACCAAGCGTTCCTACGAGCTGATTGCGCGCTTTGCGATCCCGAAGATCAACAAGCTCAATGAATCGCGGATCCGTTCGGAAACCTGGCTGCGTGACAACAATGTCCGGTTCAAGGGCGAACTGACCGCGGCCGTGCGTTCCAAGATGGAAGAATACGCCAAGGAAAAGGGCATGGACAAGCTCTCTCCCGATCTTGTCGCCCACTTCAAGGCCCAGAACTGAGAGCAGGTTTGCGTCGGGATGGTTCGGTCAGACCAAGTGCATTGATTGCCAAGTTGAGGGAGCATGCGTATGGCGGAACCAACCCTGAGCGATTACACCGCTGCTTCGGGTGCTGCACGAAGCTACGCTGATGAGGGTGCGAGCAAAGGGGCCGCGTATATGAACGAGCTTCGGCGTGAGGAACTTGATACCGCTTTCCTGGTCTTCTAGCTGTAGTGTTGGCCTAAACCCGCCTGCTTAATCTGCTGAGTGGGAAGCGGCGTAGGAGAGGCAAGTGGTTGTAAAGGTCTTAACATTTTACCGCAGGAACCCTAATATTTCGAAGGAGGAATTCAGTCGGCTTTGGCGCGAGGTAGGTCGCATTTGTCAAACCTCCGAAGACATTCAGGCTCTGATGTACCGATACATTCAGCATGAGCTGCAGCCCGCCGGAAACGAATACTCCGAATCCTCCGCTTCTGAGGCGGGGGCCACAACGATCGGTTATGACGCGATGGCAGAAGTCTGGTTTTATTCTCAGGAAGCGGAAGCGGCCGTTCGGGAGACTAAAACCTTCAAGGAGAAATTGTGGCCTCTGGAAGTGCAGATGATTGACTGGTCTGAAGCGACCCCGACCATGATAGACACTCAATTCGTTCAGATTGTTGGCCCCGGCGGCTGACCGTCGCAAATGGAACCCGGTGTCCGTCGTCAGGCCATTTAGCCAAGATTGCAGCGTCGATTAGTGGAGTTTGGGCTTCGTCTGGGGTTTGATGCTAAGCGGTGAGCTTGCGGTGCTCCAAACGTCGATGTTCGATGGTCTGCCGGTGATCCTCTTGCGGTGTTTGAATATGCCGCCCGACGGCTAAGTTGGTGCTGGCCGCCGACATCGCCCGCGCTGCTGGGCATCTGAGCCTCGCACAGCTCAAGGTCATCACGACGATTGAACATGTGCCGCACTGCTGTTCAAGGCGGCGTCGGAGACGATGCAGACTATCCCTGCCGATCTTATCCGGACTCGCATGTTCCACGGCCGTCCCCCATCCATGGCTAATCGAAACAAATGTCGAATATGCTTGCGCACATAGTATATGTATATATTATTATCCGGCCTGTGAACTGAAGAGGGAGTGGAGCGAGGGGATATCCCTACAAACCGATGTATCGCCAAGGTCTTTCTTAGACTCGCAGGTCAGGCGATTAGACATTCAAGAAGCCAGAAAGGCAAATTGCTTAATCGGCTGGAGAAGGATTCTATATGACTTTTGCCACGAAACCGCTTCACCCGGATTTTGGGGTGGCGATTGATCCTGGTGACACGTCAGGCGAATGGAATGAGGAAACGGCGCTTGAGCTCAAGAATGCTGTCGAACAGTCTGGGGTTGCGTTACTGCGCAACCAAGATTTTGATGGAGATAAACTCGGAAAGCTTGCGGAATTGATGGGCGAAATCTGGAGTCCGCAAAGCGTCACATCGACTTATGGCAGGATCGCGGGTTCTAAGACCTTTCGTCTTACAAACTTGGATCCGGAAGGAAAAATACTGCCAGTCACTTCCAAGATCATCTCTTTCAATAAGGCCAATGAGCTTTGGCATACGGACGCCACCTATGTGCGGCCCGGCTCATCTGTCTCCCTTTTGTATTCGATAGTGGTACCACCGGAAGCGGGTGAAACCGAGTTTTGTGACACGCGTTTGGCCTATGATCGTCTATCCGATCAAGATAAGACGTTAGCCGAAGGCCTAATCGCCAATCACACCCTTCTTCAGTCGCGAGCGCTATCCGGCTTCGATGATTGGACAGAAGATGAACGAAGCGCATTCACACGTATCGCGCGTCCTCTGGTCCATGTCCACAAGCCAACCGGCAGGAAGGCTTTGTGTCTGGCGTCACACATAGCGACTTTTGAGGGGTGGAATTATCTCGCCACTCAGGATTTTGTAGAACGGCTGACGTACTTGGCCACACAATCTGGCAGCGTCTATAAACATCGCTGGCAAGCAGGTGATCTTCTGTTGTGGGACAATCGATGTACCATGCATCGGGCACGTCCTTATGATCCCAGCTATGCCCGCGATATGTGCTCAGTCCGGTTGGTTGATGAAAATGACGTCGTTTGATGCGAAAGGGGCTGCGGAACAGCTTCTTGCCGCTCGTAGAACTTTGATCGCGACTGAGCGCCTTTCCGCTGATCGTACTCCGGCAACCATTGAGGAGGGGTATAAAGTCCAGAATTTTCAGATGGAGAAATTGGGTGCGTTGGGAGGCTATAAGGCGGGGGCTGCACCTGATGCGGTTGAGCGGATCTTGGCCCCTATCCCTGCGGATGCCGTTCATTCGTCGGGCAGTCGGTTGAATGCTGCCGACTATCGACCGGGCTGGGTCGAGGTCGAATTTGCCTTTCGTATATTGGCTCCGATAACAGAGACAGATATAATAGGCAGGGAAGATCTGAAGAAGATAGCAGAATTTGTACCGGTCATTGAAATTCTGGCGACGCGCTTTTCGGATATCATGGCGCTTACTACGCCGGAGATCGTCGCTGATTTGGGCGTCAATGGGGCAATCATTGTTGGACATGGTTCAGGGTGCGCTATTCCTCCGCCTCTTGAAGATCTGAAAATCTTCGTAGATGGAAAGGAATTCTGTCCGAATTTCATGTCGCCTGCAGACCCTCTTGATACTTGCCTATGGCTGATCAACCGGAAACAGGCTGCCGGATCCGTGATGTCTGCCGGTACGGTAATCACAACCGGAACGATCATTCGACCTTTGACGGTCAAAGGCAACATTGAAGCGCGTTTTTCAGAACTATACTATGTCTCCGCCATGCTAATCTGAGATATTTGTGACAGACAGCCGCCCTATATGGGAGGCAATGCATTTTAAATCCGTCGGATCTGGGGGCAAAGCTATCTCATGCGATATGGATTGCGCGGACATCCCCGCCCCGAGTTTCTAGGCTGCAGAAAAATTGACATGAATCGCTCCGAGAAATCCGGAATGTGGCCGCACAATCTGTAAAAAGCGGGGTTGAGGTATTTTATGCGTGGTAGAACGGATTGCTCACGTGCTTGCATATTTCGTCGCCAGTATATCCATGATCCAGTCAAGGCAAGCCGAAAAATCCCCTGTAGAAAGATTCTGAGAGGCTGAGATCGCAGCGGTTAGACGGGGATAACGTTTTTCATCGGCAACATCAGACTCCGCCAGTTGCAGGAACATTCGTTCGATTTGTCCAAGACCTTCCGCACCCGAACTCAGGGACGTGCTTACAAATCCATATACAAAGTGAGCAAGAATGCGGGTAATCGTTCGCGAGGATTCAGGAGGAACGCCGCATCGCGCTAGCCCTTCGTGGATCTGTTCAAGTAAGGACAAGTGCTCTGGAGACATGAAAAAGCGAGAATCACTGTATACCGCTAGAACCGTCGGGAATGAAGAAAATATAATTCTTAAATCCTCTAAAGATTGTAATAATATGCATCTCCAAGGGGTGTCCGCATCAATTTTTAGAGGTTTAAAAGACTTCTTGAGAATCGAAGTGGCGATTAATTGATCGAGGTCTTTTTTGTCGTCGATGTGGCGATAAAGTGCCATGGGCGTTACTTCCAGGCGCTTGGCGACTTTTCCCAAAGTCACCGCATCGGCAGAATCTTCCTCAGCAATCGCCATTGCAGTCCGGGTTATTAGCTCCCTAGAAATTTTTGCGGGCCTTCCGCTTGGAGAATTTGAAGTCCGTCCCATGAGTGCCGATCCAATATGTTGTCCTAAAATGTGTCCTGCGCGCCATAGGGCGTTTGCGAGAAAAGCGGAACCGGCTTCCGGATTTTCTGCTGAAGATCCTAGGCCAATCCGTAATCCGCTGCCTGGTATATGCATATACTCTTGACGCCTCACAAGCCAATGTATATGCATATACAAAGGAGCGGTTTTCCAATTGCCCCTTGCGTACAAAACAAACCTAAATGGGAGAGAGTATGAAGCGATCTTGGCGGACGGGCCTATTTTGCAGCTGTTTCGTGCTCCTGCCAAGCGCGCCAGCGCTTGCGCAGGATTCCGCTGCGAATGACGGTTCCGAGATCATAGTTTCTGCGCGCAGGACCGACGAGCGCCTGCAGGACATTCCCTTGGCCGTT contains:
- a CDS encoding TonB-dependent receptor: MNKVRARLLVMSSLGLAAPHVAMAQGATTSNGSNEIIVTAQKREQSINDVGLTIQAATADTLKQRGIESVADLGKLVPGFTYTESVWVTPVYTLRGIGLYDATFGAVPAVAIYNDQIPRNYAIMSDAIDLDLERIEVLKGPQGTLFGQSSTGGAINYIQAKPTSTLQAGFDLSYERFDRVQASGFISGPITETLRARLAGRITQGGDWQRSISRPGDENGKQDRFEGRLSLDWEPSDRVRFQAGLTGVRDKSDVQAGQYAGTDFNIYSAASLAAANANPATANPYGIVDNARYADLTTPASASFDPTFLGRQNELVTRMNGVNPLIAGTDIQSGAQAILGTPVRSDSIRAADWTEGLLRGSDNKFFQAYLRADFELSDQLTLTNITAYADKKIHYNTDLDATSARSVDVPIDGRVRVFNQEIRLAGDMDRLKWLIGANYDKGKTRQDNFYDLTAYSGNNPLGFTNPDQFIGKTLNEFNSKLETIGIFANGEYKISDNLTINAGIRYTENKQSGTYCYSDPGLGVGGSAPVAAVFTILQGAISGNPNLPAIQANQCFPLGDGFYGTTFGVPTIAPVTRSLKEDNWSFRVGLDYKFDGGTLIYATVSQGYKAGLFSAIGASGTQQYSPALQEKLIAYEAGFKAPFANRRVNLNAAVFYYDYSDKQVRGRVNDQIYGLLEKMVNVPKSYVFGVEGELSARPLDGLSINASATYLNAKVDGEFRLTAVEKQPIYNAAGYAGNFDGSLLPFTPKFSANADIQYEWNMGGVKPFIGGGLHYQGKQNTTFFTDDLPADNFEIDKYTTFDARVGVGAEDGSWQVTAFGRNITNKRYITAITSYLDSRYVMTGRPAVYGVSARFRFR
- a CDS encoding AraC family transcriptional regulator; translation: MARAASYFPSTRIIMDSLGCAPIRSTIAKDWAGIQMCKWHGTIDTCAYDAPDDILLVYHLGGSSHVPVSANIKGQSSISRPGLVSILHRNTSVRWEVDGKFSSLSLHISDKYFTFPPNSDNICERLKAEPALAFRNPFISATLEALAAEMSTEIEDNGLLAESLVSALCAYIERNICVDFTLLSPSVLSKEQMIILYDYIDQMLEQRISVRDLADIVDLPQAEFSKRFYLSNRKTPYQFIIERRINKSLDFLRRKNYDICEIALRCGFSSQSHFSTTFKKILGVTPAYFRTNNS
- a CDS encoding MerR family transcriptional regulator produces the protein MKMRELEERTGVNRESIRILVRKGLIPEPERPRQTVAHYTEKHVRAILAVKELQLKHRLKLDEIGEVIRGKNINVPTEASQFSHLQELVSANLGYDEGSIPLRALKWLNPHVVGDAKAFQSIGLIKLNKKDRVYTVSRHDAQILAIWGKMREAGFVESTNFYPEMLDHYVVAAEALARDEVDRFLARTEGRIDEDEAARMLTTALPLMMDLFAALRIKFLLRNLEHHRGGA
- a CDS encoding cytochrome P450, translating into MTIDSLAERPSHVAIEQTVDFDFFEPPGVERDFQASWRTLQEPGVPDVVWTPYNGGHWIATRGDLVQEVFSDYEKFSNRVVTIPKERGEHYRMLPTTLDPPEHRPVRSLLNRNLSPAAVNRQIEMIRSICIELIEEVKPRGRCDLLKDFAAHFPIRVFMHMVNLPREDAPKMKYWTDQVVHPDGSMTLEEVMQSFHDYLEPVVRERQGKGGEDVLSDIVNAEIKGRQLTMEEMLNLLMQFMMGGLDTVYNLLAYSFLFLARNPGHRQQLLDDPELIPGAVNELLRRFPLVSMAREVRNDIEWHGASLKKGDMIICASPLVGNDERLNPDPMNVDFRRKRGHHATFGMGQHICPGAHLARVEMRITLAEWLARIPHFDVAPDTDIVMRGGIVGSMDSLPLIWAA